DNA from Pirellulales bacterium:
GAGGAGAAGTGATGCAACACTGAATCGATTCTGGGTCCAGCGTCGGTAGCACGATCCGGCTGTCACCCGTGAAGATCGCAACGGTTTCTAACGTTCGTTGATGATTCTTGGCCAATCGCGTTTTCATTGATTACGGCTCCATCCCGCCGACGATTCATCCCGTACCGTCCAGAGATTTTAACCATACCAAGACGTTCGTTCCAGCACTCTCCCTTTCACGAAAAGTTTGCGTGCTTCACAGCGCTATCCATCCTGCCAAATCTCCATATCTGGTCGCCGCGACTCGCTCCCATGCCCAACGAAAAACTCCGCCGCCAGATTGCCTGGGATGCCGCACAAATGATTCGTGCGGGGCAAGAGTCCGAATATAATGCCGCCCGCATGGCCGCGGCGCATCGAGCAGTGCGTGGCTGGGTTCCCGAAGAGGATCTCCCCAGCGATGAAGAAATCCGCAGTCTTGTGCAATCGATCGCAGCGCATTTCGGCGGGGACCGTTTCGATCATTATCGCCGCTTGGTCGCAGCGCTCGAACACGTGAAACTTAATCCCGAGTTTCATCCCGAAGGGGACGCTCTCACACACACGCTGCAAGTTTTTGAGCTAGCCCTCCACGAATTGCCTAACGACGAGGAGTTCCTGCTCGCGGCACTGTTGCACGATGTCGGCAAAGTGATCGACCGACACGGTCACATCGCTGCGGCGCTAATGGCGCTGGATGGTCAAATCACTGAACGCACGGCCTGGTTCATCCAGCACCACTCCGAAGCCAACCAACTCGCCGAAGGTCGCCTTGGCCTCCGCGCCCGGCATCGACTCGAAGCCCACGAAGACTTCGAAACGCTCGTACTCCTCTCACATTGCGACCGCGCGGGACGCCAGCGCAACATGCAAACGATGGACCTCGATGAGGCGATTGAATATCTGCGGACACTCGAAGAAGAGTGTGAATCGTAAAATATACATAAGAATACATTCGTACTCGCTGAATGCTACCCTGTTGCTTCCGTAGCGCAGTGTCTTTGCAACGAGTTCCGAACTATCCAAAAATGCGATCGCGGCGAGATTTTTGATAATCGCGTTTCTGAGCGGTCGTCATCGAGTCGAAATCAGGTTCAGAAGGTGAATGCGCCACACCATCGCACCGACACTTCTGTTGAGCCGTCCCGCCGCAACTGCATTCGTGTCCGGCGTTTGCATCGTCGGCCAGCACGGCCGGCTTCGCTGGAACCGCCACCGTCGAGCCGCCGCCGTAGCTCACGACCGCGGTTTGCAACTGCAGGTCATCTTCCAGCCGCCGATGTGGTTTGATATTCAAGCGTTGCAAGACGCCGTGATATGCCTTTACCGCTTCCTCCGGCGAAATATCGCCATCCGCAATCCGACGCAGGAACTCGACGAAAGCCAGTTGGCACTCGGCGTTGTTGATTTTCCGCCCAAACAACGCAGCGCGGCCGCCATACTTCTTGGCCTCCGCCAGCAATTTGTATGCATCGTACGTCGTCCCCGCTCCGCCGCCAAGAACACCCACCACAAGATGCGGATCGTAAGCAACCAACTCCTCCATCGCCTGGGGACCGTGGTAAACGATCTTTAAGAACACCGGCCGCCCCGCCTGGGCGACACCGGCCAACGTGCGCGCGATGCAGTCGTTGACAAACGACGGAATCTGTTCCGGTGAAAGATCGTAGGGGTCGTTTGGGTCAAACACTTCGAGAAAATGTCGAAAACCTTTCGCTTCGGTCTCTTCGCGAAAACGGCGATACTCTTCGAGCGTCTTCAGGTCGTCGTCGAGCCGATTGTTGAACGTCATGCTGTAGAGCCCGAGGTTTGCCCCGCGAGTTCGCTCCTGCGGCTCGCAATCGACGTGACCGCATTGGATATGATCGACTAGTGCTGTGCGAAATGGTTGCGATGGCCGATTGATGTAATGGCCGCCGCGGACGGCGAACACATCGCTGGTATCGTTCGCCCGCACCGCAGGTGTCACGGGACTGGCAGCGAACAGCCGCTCTCCCATGGTGAGTACGTCATTGGCACTGGCCGACATTAGCATGATGTCCACCAGTTCCTGCCGCACAATCCGCCGAATCTGCTCGCGATACTCGGCCAACGTCCGAAATCGCACTTCGCCGGCATGCATCTCTGGCGATTTTCCAGGAGCTCCAATGCCATACGCCATATCGGCGTCTTTCGCATCGGCCAAAATAAAGTCCTTCGCGCCGTGCGGGTCGGCGTGAATATGGGCGAGCTTTTGGTCAAGAGTTTTCATTGAGTCACCTTCCCATAACCGCTAATCATCAACAATCGTTCATATGCGCAAATCGACTGAAGGCATCACGCATCGGCCCTCAGTCGCAACATTCTTTGGGATCCTTACTGCTTTCGTTTTGCGCCTTAACATGAGGCATTATTTAGTTGAATTCACACGATTAGCGCCTGTTAGCGTCCATTCGTGGTTTCCTTAATTTGTGCCAGCACTAAATCAATCGTTTCACGCAATACTTGCCCGCTTCGCTTCAGCGCCTGCAACTCCTTCGGCCACAGCTCAATTTCGTGCGTTGCCAAGACGCCGCCGCGACCCACGACTGTTGGTACGCTGATGGCCACATTTTGCAAGTTGTAGCAGCCGCTTTGCAAACTCGACACTGGTAAGATCGCGTGCCGGTCGAGTGCGATCGCCTCAATTACTTCGCGAATCGCCAACCCGACCGCGAATCCTGCTCCGCCCTTCTTCTTGATGACTTCCGCGCCAGAGCCTTTCGTTCGTGTAAACAATTCATTCTGCAATTGGATCGACCAGCCTGGATAACGCTCCAGCGGCAGGCCGCCGATCGTAGCGCTGGACCAAATCGGCACCATGCTGTCGCCATGCTCGCCGAGAATCAGGGCCGAAACCTGCGTCGCCGGCGCACCAAGCTTGGCGGCGATCAAGCTACGAAATCGCAGCGTGTCGAGCTGCGTTCCCAGTCCGATCACTTGCGCCGCCGGTAAATCGAGCCGCTGCGTGGCCAAGTACGTCAACACATCGACCGGATTGGAGACCACGAGTACGATCGCATCTCGTCGGTAGCCGACTTTGCGAATCTCTTGCAAAATACTCAAAAACAAGTCGACGTTGCGGCTGATCAGATCGAGGCGGCTTTCGTCCGGTTTTCGCCGCAGCCCGGCTGTGATGCAAATCACGTCGCTCGTTGGAATATGCTCGTAGCCGCCGCTGGTGATTACCTGGTCGGCCATCAGCGCTGCGCCGTGCAGGATATCGAGCGCCTGCCCTTCGGCCGCTGCAACATTCGCGTCGAGCAGTGCAATTGCGCGTACCACGCGGCCGGTTTGCAACGCAAATCCGGTGCAAGAACCAACCAGCCCGCCGCCGCCGATAATGGAAACTTTCATACGGAGAATTCAGAGTTCAAGGTTCAGGATTTCATTGCGGCCAGCACTCGATCGGTTATCATTTTCACCAGCGCATCTTGGTCCATACTGCTGGTCGCGGTCGTTGTCGCCGGCTTTGACTTCATCGGTGGCGGCGGCTCGAAAGCGCGCCTCTCGACGCCACTATCTTTCCAGCTATCGCGAAAAATGTCGTTCGCACAGATGTCGCAGTTTTCCATCCCTGGCATGAACCGAGCGTCGCTGAAGCCCCATTTCGCTTTCAAATCCAATAGCTCGCGAGTTTCCTGTTCCGTGAAGTGATGTACTTTGCCCAAATCGCGAGCCAGCATCAAGATTCGACAATAGGCGTCGAGAATCTCCGTCCACCAATAGGCCCGCTCGACCGTTTCGCCATAACTCACCGTTCCGTGGTTCGCCAGAATTATGACATTCGTATTCTGGACAAATGGAAGCACGGTGTCGGCAAATTTTTGATCGCCTGGCGTAGCGTATGTCGTAATCGGTACATCGCCGAGAAACACCTCGATTTCCGGCAGTACGCACTGTGGAATTGGCTCGCGCGCCACGGCAAATGCGGTGGCATGCGGTGGGTGGCAATGTACGACGCTCTTCACATCGGGCCGCGCCTTCATGATCGTCAGGTGCAATCGAATTTCGCTGCTCCGCTTCCGCTTGCCCGAGATCTGGTTGCCGTCCAGATCGACGATACACAGATCCTCGGGCTTCATGAAGCCCTTGGAAATCATCGTCGGCGTACACAACACTTCTTTCTCGGACAGTCGATAGCTGATGTTGCCATCGTTGCCGGCTGCAAATCCTTTGTTGTAAATTCGCCGGCCAATGTCGCAGATTTCGAGCTTGAGTTGATGAAGGTTATTCATGAGGGACAGAGTGTCTGGTGTCTAAGTGCCTGGTCGTCTGATATCTGAGTCGCCCGGTTACTGCCTGCCGCCTACCGCTTACCACCTACTTCGACGTTGTCCAAAATAGCCGCGTTGTACGCATCGATCGGTTTCATTTGTGGGTAAAACGGCTGAGCCGCCTCGCGCCCTTCGCTGATTGCGACGATGCTCTCTAACCCCGCTCCAAGTTCATCGTACAGTACGAGTTCTTCGGCGACTTCTTTCGATTCGCCGGTGAGGTTGGCCAGCGGCTGCGGCACGGCAATGTGATATGTCGCTCCTACCAACAGCGGATGACTGCGGTTAAGGGTCACGGTGCCAATAATTTTTCCGATTCTCATTGTTAGATTCTCATTGTTAAAAACACTTAACTGCTCATGGATGCGAATAGCTGCTAATTGGATAACGACTATTTCAAATTAGCGACGATTATCATTCTTGAGCGGTTAATCTCTGAGTTCCTCTGGACAGTTTCGTTGTCCCGCCAAACAAAACGCCTCAACGATTCGCTGTACTTCAATCTTGTTACGCTGGGTTGGATCGACAATCATAAAATTCGCACCCACGGTTTTAATAATATCGAACACTTCGCCGCGACTTCCCGCCATTGCCGCTCGAATGCCGCAGCGGCGATTCGCCAGACACAGGGCTTGCGCTCGTTGCGGCGTAATGAAGACGCCGAGCTTTCCACTTTTTCCGACCTCCTCCGCTAAATCGTTTGTGACTTGTACCACGCCTGTCGATACCAATTGCACCACGTCGGCTCGATGCGTTCGCAGCGATTGTACAATCGCCGAAACATCGAACTGGGTACCTGCCGTCGCCAATGCGATTCGAATCTCCGTCGGTGTGGCCGTCCGTAGTGACCGTACCAGGGCAACATTGTTTTCCTTGAGCAGATCTCGCGCGGCTGGCGTAATCACAGCTCTCGGCGAAACGACGAGTCGTCGGATGTCATGAAGCTTGCCCGCGAGCAAGGTCGCAGTGACGACCGCTTCGTCGATCGCCAATTCATTGATCGTCGAGTTTGGCCCAATGACTTTTCCGTCGCGCTGGCGTCCAAGGCGTGCCAGCACTTCCTGCACAATCTGCTCGACTTGGTTCTCAGGGGTTCGCATGGCTTGAAATTTCGAATCTGTCCCTCCGCGATTCGACGTCACTTTCTCCCCTTCTTTTTTAGTCCACAATGCCGATTACGCTCCAGCGCACCGGCGATTTATCGGTTTGCATCAGCTTTCTCGTTCCCGCTCCATCACTGGTAAGGATGACTTGCTCGCCACGCCCTGCACCCAAATTGTCGATCGCCAGCACCGGATCGCCGTCCGGCTTGAGTCCATCGGCCAGCAGCGGCTGCACGACTAGTAGTTTCCAGCCATGCAGAGAAGGATGCTTCTTCGTTGCAGTCACATTGCCAATCACGAAACCGAGCTGCATAGGTTCAACTACTTTATTCTTTACGCCCCGCCGTGAAGAACGAACTGCAAGTGTGGATTCGATCCATGTTCCTTCCTCACAGCGGAGCGTGAGGAGTATTCTCATGCTTTCCCAATGATTCTCAAATCATCGATCATTGAGCATCGTCGTTCGCGCGTAAATGTCAGTGGAGTCGTCACACCTTCCCCCGTCGGCGTCGCGATCGAGAACGACAAATATCCTTCACCACCCAGGCCCAGCGACGCCATGCACGGGCCGTTTTTCACGAACAGCGTCGTATCCATCACTCGGCCCATTCGCGTCATGTTCCGCACGTTGTTGGAGTGAATCATGCTGGTGTGTCGAAAGCCGTGTTCGTAGATCTTGGCTTTCTCGATCGCCTCATCGATGTCGCGCACGCGCACGAACGGTAGGAAGGGCATCATCTGCTCGACGGGCACAAACGGGTTGTGCTCGTCCGTCTCGCCAAAGACCAGTTCCGCGTTCGGCGAGATTTGCTTGCCAATACCGCGGGCTAGCATCGCCGCATCTTGCCCGAGGAATTCCTTCGCCGGTACATCGTGCTTATGTTCTCCTTCGCCGACTTTTGTAATCGCCACTTTCGTCAGTGCGTCGACTTCGCGGGCGTTCAATCGCACGGCCCCAGCCCTGTCCATTGCCCGCAGCATTTCATCGAACACTTCATCGACCACGAACACTTCCTTTTCGGCAATGCACAACAAGTTATTATCATACGAAGCCCCGCGGATGATACTCGCCGCCGCCCGATTCAGATCCGCGGTCTCATCGACCACAACCGGGGGATTTCCAGGCCCAGCGACAATCGCTCGTTTCGAGCTGTTCATTGCCGCCCGCGCGACCGCTGGCCCTCCGGTGACACAAATCAGCCGTACGCCACGGTGATTGAACACCGCGTCGGCCGATTCGATCGTGGGCTCCGCGATGACACAGATCAGGTTGTCGAGACCCATGTCGCAATAAATCGCCTGATTGAATCGGCGCACTCCTTCCACAGCCACGCGCCGGCCACTGGGATGCGGATTCACCACGAGCGTGTTGCCGCCGGCGATCATGCTGACGGCATTTCCTGTGATCGTCGGCAGCGAATGCGTCACCGGTGTAATGCAGCCAATTACGCCGAACGGCGCATGTTCAATCACCGCTAGGCCGTGATCTCCGCTGTAGACTTCGCTCTTCAAGAACTCGACGCCCGGGGTCCGCTCGCCGAGCGTTCTTAGTTTTTCGATTTTGTGCTCCAGGCGACCGATTTTCGTTTCCTCCATCTCCATCGTGCCCAGCTCGACGGATTGCTCGATGGAAATCCGCCGAATGTGGTCGATGACTCGCTTGCGGTCTTCCAATCCGCGCTCGCTGAGTTGGTGGAAGGATTCGGTCGCTGCCGCCACCGCTTCATCAATCGATTGGAACACACCATGTCGCCCGGCATAGCCGCGGCATTGTCCGTGGCTGGCGCGTGGCGGTCGGCCCATTTCCGAAAGCACCCGCTGTACGACGCTGCGAACGAGTTGTTCCGTAGCTTGCATAGGAGAGCGGCTAGCAATTTGAAACTAGCAATTAACGTTTGAGTAATAATAAAACATTCATATCAAGGTCGATTGCGAATAACAGGATGCAATCAGCTCATCACTAGCTGCTAGCTGCTAATCGCTCTCCCTGTGAAATACACAGGCTTGATCGACATACACCGTATCGACGATGCCGATAATCACGCAATCGATCGGCAAGTTCTTTGTCTCTGGAGTCAGCCGGGCACTGCTGCCTTGCGTGATCAGTACAAACTCGCTTTCGCCGGCCCCCACCGTGTCAACTGCGACAAACGTGCGGCCAGTCGCAACGAGCGACTTCCGCTCGCTCGATTCCAGACGGTAGGGCTCGACCACGAGCAGCTTGTAACCGACCATCGCATCCGTCTTTTGCGTGGCCACTACCGCGCCGGTAACTTTTGCTAAAAACATCGATTTACCTCACGTCGCCAGCAGTTCCTTGGCCTGCCGCGCGACAATAATTTCTTCGTTTGTCGGCACAACCCAAATCTGGACGCGGCTGGCGACGGCTTGAATTTGCATTTCGCCCTTCGCCGTTGCGTTCTTCGTCGCATCCAACGCGATACCGAGTTCTTCCAGCCTTGCGCACACGGCCGTTCGAATCTTTGATCCGTTCTCGCCGATACCTCCGGTAAACACGATTGCGTCAGCTCCCCCAAGCTCCACCAAATACGCTCCCAAATAGTGCCGCACGCTGCTGATGAATACATCAAGAGCCAACCTTGCGCGCTCGCTGCCGGCGTTGGCGGCCTCTTCCAGATCGCGCACGTCCCCGCTGGTGCCGCTCAATCCGAGCAGTCCGCCTCGTTCCGCCAAATCGTCAAGCACTTGATCGAGCGACTTCCCAGTGGCCTGCATCACGACCGGAATTGCAAACGGATCGAAGTCCCCAACTCGATTGTTGTGCGGAATTCCCGATTGCGGGCTCATTCCCAAACTGTTCGCCACGCTCTTGCCATTGTGAATCGCACATAGCGAACTCGATCCGCCAAGGTGGCACGAAATCACCCGCAGATCGTTGCGCCCCGTCAGTTCCGCGATTCGGGTGGCAATGTACCGATGGCTCGCTCCATGAAATCCCCACCGACGCACGTTGTATTTGTCAGCCCAATCGAAGGGTGCGGCATAGACACGCAATCGCGATGGTGCCGTGGCGTGAAACCCTGTCTCAAAAGCCGCTACCAGCGGGATTCCTGGCAGCTTGTCGTTCATTTGCCGCATCGCTGCGATATAAGCCGGATTATGGGCCGGTGCCACGTGGTTCATCTTCTCCATCGCCGCCAATACTTCGTCCGTCACGCGCTGTACGCCGCTAAACGGCCCACCATGCACCGCTTTAAAGCCGATGGCTGCCACTTCCTTTGTGTCGTTCAAACAGCCGATCTCAGGATCCGTGAGTTGCTTGAAGCACATCTGAACTGCCGCGGCGTGATCGAGAACTTGAGCTGTCAGATTCGACCGCATGTCGCCAATTTCGACAAAGCAATTGCTTTCGGGAGATCCAATTCGCTCT
Protein-coding regions in this window:
- a CDS encoding HD domain-containing protein; amino-acid sequence: MPNEKLRRQIAWDAAQMIRAGQESEYNAARMAAAHRAVRGWVPEEDLPSDEEIRSLVQSIAAHFGGDRFDHYRRLVAALEHVKLNPEFHPEGDALTHTLQVFELALHELPNDEEFLLAALLHDVGKVIDRHGHIAAALMALDGQITERTAWFIQHHSEANQLAEGRLGLRARHRLEAHEDFETLVLLSHCDRAGRQRNMQTMDLDEAIEYLRTLEEECES
- a CDS encoding lactate/malate dehydrogenase family protein; this encodes MKVSIIGGGGLVGSCTGFALQTGRVVRAIALLDANVAAAEGQALDILHGAALMADQVITSGGYEHIPTSDVICITAGLRRKPDESRLDLISRNVDLFLSILQEIRKVGYRRDAIVLVVSNPVDVLTYLATQRLDLPAAQVIGLGTQLDTLRFRSLIAAKLGAPATQVSALILGEHGDSMVPIWSSATIGGLPLERYPGWSIQLQNELFTRTKGSGAEVIKKKGGAGFAVGLAIREVIEAIALDRHAILPVSSLQSGCYNLQNVAISVPTVVGRGGVLATHEIELWPKELQALKRSGQVLRETIDLVLAQIKETTNGR
- a CDS encoding class II aldolase/adducin family protein — its product is MNNLHQLKLEICDIGRRIYNKGFAAGNDGNISYRLSEKEVLCTPTMISKGFMKPEDLCIVDLDGNQISGKRKRSSEIRLHLTIMKARPDVKSVVHCHPPHATAFAVAREPIPQCVLPEIEVFLGDVPITTYATPGDQKFADTVLPFVQNTNVIILANHGTVSYGETVERAYWWTEILDAYCRILMLARDLGKVHHFTEQETRELLDLKAKWGFSDARFMPGMENCDICANDIFRDSWKDSGVERRAFEPPPPMKSKPATTTATSSMDQDALVKMITDRVLAAMKS
- a CDS encoding carbon dioxide concentrating mechanism protein CcmL yields the protein MRIGKIIGTVTLNRSHPLLVGATYHIAVPQPLANLTGESKEVAEELVLYDELGAGLESIVAISEGREAAQPFYPQMKPIDAYNAAILDNVEVGGKR
- a CDS encoding EutN/CcmL family microcompartment protein codes for the protein MQLGFVIGNVTATKKHPSLHGWKLLVVQPLLADGLKPDGDPVLAIDNLGAGRGEQVILTSDGAGTRKLMQTDKSPVRWSVIGIVD
- a CDS encoding aldehyde dehydrogenase EutE, translating into MQATEQLVRSVVQRVLSEMGRPPRASHGQCRGYAGRHGVFQSIDEAVAAATESFHQLSERGLEDRKRVIDHIRRISIEQSVELGTMEMEETKIGRLEHKIEKLRTLGERTPGVEFLKSEVYSGDHGLAVIEHAPFGVIGCITPVTHSLPTITGNAVSMIAGGNTLVVNPHPSGRRVAVEGVRRFNQAIYCDMGLDNLICVIAEPTIESADAVFNHRGVRLICVTGGPAVARAAMNSSKRAIVAGPGNPPVVVDETADLNRAAASIIRGASYDNNLLCIAEKEVFVVDEVFDEMLRAMDRAGAVRLNAREVDALTKVAITKVGEGEHKHDVPAKEFLGQDAAMLARGIGKQISPNAELVFGETDEHNPFVPVEQMMPFLPFVRVRDIDEAIEKAKIYEHGFRHTSMIHSNNVRNMTRMGRVMDTTLFVKNGPCMASLGLGGEGYLSFSIATPTGEGVTTPLTFTRERRCSMIDDLRIIGKA
- a CDS encoding EutN/CcmL family microcompartment protein, with protein sequence MFLAKVTGAVVATQKTDAMVGYKLLVVEPYRLESSERKSLVATGRTFVAVDTVGAGESEFVLITQGSSARLTPETKNLPIDCVIIGIVDTVYVDQACVFHRESD
- a CDS encoding acetate/propionate family kinase, with translation MKILVANLGSTSFKYRLFDMVDERQLARGGVERIGSPESNCFVEIGDMRSNLTAQVLDHAAAVQMCFKQLTDPEIGCLNDTKEVAAIGFKAVHGGPFSGVQRVTDEVLAAMEKMNHVAPAHNPAYIAAMRQMNDKLPGIPLVAAFETGFHATAPSRLRVYAAPFDWADKYNVRRWGFHGASHRYIATRIAELTGRNDLRVISCHLGGSSSLCAIHNGKSVANSLGMSPQSGIPHNNRVGDFDPFAIPVVMQATGKSLDQVLDDLAERGGLLGLSGTSGDVRDLEEAANAGSERARLALDVFISSVRHYLGAYLVELGGADAIVFTGGIGENGSKIRTAVCARLEELGIALDATKNATAKGEMQIQAVASRVQIWVVPTNEEIIVARQAKELLAT